A window of the Citrus sinensis cultivar Valencia sweet orange chromosome 9, DVS_A1.0, whole genome shotgun sequence genome harbors these coding sequences:
- the LOC127899809 gene encoding uncharacterized protein LOC127899809, whose protein sequence is MSNRKRKLIVDEGDEESGDSGLNVSITTDFLGPSSSVGPSHGKDTLEYPRPLVVSPSPELELVGNRGGSASGSGEDHDFSGVGIPEGTGDGEGSSFGPSGPAKKRHLGHRVEADSYPIDFIACATTPTDLFKLRNLYDIPNDVLLVVPGKGDVPSRPPKGYVTMHLESFRLGARLPLQRYFAKILGDMHLAPESWGLIGGLEDRPLLWVETALFNASTCQDLLSPTSLVGSGLVDLAVGMDNTILSAMSRKSGRAPSSSSNPPPPPKKTSVGPSKAPVPALPPPPPRKSGGEKTSDKSPEASHQSGDRSSPLPSRDQADYLSPYQKDFKKSVGPKMVKDIESMNLSELAASVQRVSFRLATMVSCYKIGSARHERKLQADNQELKKKADSADRSKEKLAELNKEITELEEKVAVAESTSSKLEGELGDLRSDLQATQTERNTLRAALEGEIKSLGEQLTEEGGKSADVDDRLDAEYDFGVAFSYKCIMSVLKTEYPELDMSKLEAGVQRYMAEVDQADKEQGEQEQVEAPLDGVQEGEAGQRVFEVGQRSVPPPPDIADLPPPDITDLPPPEIADPSPAEAVDPPNP, encoded by the exons ATGTCAAATCGGAAAAGAAAGTTAATTGTTGACGAGGGTGATGAAGAATCAGGGGATTCAGGCCTCAACGTGTCAATAACCACAGATTTCTTAGGCCCCTCCAGTAGTGTAGGTCCTTCCCATGGTAAGGATACCCTTGAGTACCCACGACCCTTGGTTGTCTCTCCCTCCCCCGAACTAGAGCTTGTAGGGAATAGAGGTGGGTCTGCGTCGGGCTCTGGTGAGGACCACGACTTTAGTGGGGTTGGGATCCCTGAAGGAACTGGTGATGGTGAGGGGAGCAGTTTCGGACCGAGCGGACCTGCTAAAAAAAGGCATCTTGGCCATAGGGTGGAGGCTGATTCCTACCCTATTGATTTCATAGCTTGTGCCACCACCCCCACTGATCTATTTAAGCTTAGGAACCTCTACGACATCCCCAATGATGTTCTTCTTGTAGTTCCTGGAAAAGGTGATGTCCCTAGTCGGCCTCCGAAAGGGTATGTGACGATGCATTTGGAGAGTTTCAGACTAGGAGCTCGGCTGCCCCTTCAACGTTATTTTGCCAAGATATTGGGCGATATGCACCTAGCCCCAG AATCGTGGGGTTTAATCGGGGGGCTTGAAGATCGACCTTTGCTTTGGGTGGAAACTGCTCTGTTTAACGCTTCTACCTGCCAAGACCTCCTGTCCCCAACAAGCCTGGTCGGTTCGGGCCTAGTGGACCTAGCTGTTGGAATGGATAACACGATCCTTAGCGCAATGAGCAGGAAGAGTGGTCGAGCTCCAAGTAGCTCCAGCAACCCCCCTCCTCCTCCGAAGAAAACCAGCGTCGGCCCTTCCAAGGCTCCTGTCCCTGCTCTGCCCCCTCCCCCACCCCGTAAGAGTGGCGGGGAGAAAACTTCTGACAAGAGTCCTGAGGCCAGCCACCAGTCTGGGGACCGATCTTCTCCTCTACCATCTCGGGATCAAGCAGACTACCTGAGCCCGTATCAGAAGGATTTCAAGAAATCGGTGGGGCCCAAGATGGTGAAGGACATCGAGAGTATGAACCTCTCCGAGCTAGCTGCTTCTGTTCAGAGAGTGTCCTTCAGGTTGGCCACTATGGTTTCGTGCTATAAGATTGGGTCCGCGCGCCATGAGAGGAAGCTCCAAGCTGATAATCaggaattgaagaagaaagctgACTCTGCTGATCGCTCCAAGGAGAAGCTGGCTGAGCTGAACAAGGAGATTACGGAGCTAGAGGAGAAGGTTGCGGTTGCTGAATCCACTTCCTCCAAACTCGAGGGCGAGTTGGGTGACCTGAGATCTGATCTTCAAGCTACTCAAACTGAAAGGAATACTTTGAGGGCCGCCCTTGAGGGGGAAATCAAATCCTTGGGTGAGCAGCTGACTGAGGAGGGAGGCAAATCCGCTGATGTGGATGATCGGCTGGATGCCGAGTATGATTTTGGGGTTGCCTTCTCCTACAAGTGCATCATGTCTGTGCTTAAGACTGAATATCCCGAGCTGGACATGAGCAAGCTGGAGGCCGGAGTGCAGCGGTATATGGCAGAGGTCGACCAAGCAGATAAGGAGCAGGGTGAGCAGGAGCAGGTGGAGGCTCCTTTGGATGGGGTGCAGGAGGGAGAAGCTGGGCAGCGTGTTTTTGAAGTAGGACAGAGGTCCGTGCCTCCTCCTCCCGATATTGCTGACCTTCCACCTCCCGATATTACTGACCTTCCACCTCCCGAGATAGCTGACCCTTCACCTGCTGAGGCCGTTGATCCTCCTAATCCTTAG